The DNA segment ctGTTTATAGCATACATGCAATATAATCTAAATAATCAAATAACTGAAAAGTTCCTAATCTTTTATCCCAGAAAAACTCTCATGCACCCCTAAAATGGAAAATCATGTGAAAGAATTTAGTGTTaattatgttttattgtttatatttacttaaacataatgacattattatttGTGCTAAGCTTAAAattcagaaataaatgctttatgAGTTCTGAATCAGGAGGCCAGGATGATAAAGGGCAAAAATTGTACAATCCTTTCACGTTTTTTCCATGTCAGTTTGACTATTTGTAAATTCTTCTTCAAATGCCACCTGTAGGACTGTGATAATACCAGTGGTCACACTCTAAACGAGTGTAAAGCTCAAGAGAACACAACTATTTTTGCCACTCCCTTAAGCCCCCTCCTCTTACTCACTTTCTTTTCCATTCTCtcattcttcttctctctttccttctatTTTCCCAACCTacctctttttctccctctccctcttatTCAGAGTTTGTGATCATTCCTCTCGATTGTTGATTAACTTGCATAGATTGATGGCTAACTTGATGAGGATATGGACTACAGGGCATCTGGCTGCCTATGTCAATGCTGTTGCTCAGCGGTGAACATCATTCAGCAAAAATTTGGACATTTGGATCAAAACAAGTATTTGTGGTCTTACAAACATTTAAATTATCATCTTTGGGAAAACCCTGCTGTTTTGTAATCTCTGTCTTGCATGTCCTGCAGTTATATGCACATTTTGTGGACAGATTTtgatgaatgagtgtgagtgtattctTTACACAGCTGGAAAAGTCTGAGATACCCAGTCGCAGCTGCTTTCTCTTCTGGGAGGGAGACGGAAGTAAGTGAGGATATCTGTGGAGTGTATGACCATATAACAGAGGGAGTTTTTGAGCTGAGGTGAGTAACAGCTTCTGACTGCACACCATGGAAGTGTTTGATATGGAAGGGAAACAGAAAAGCTACTGCATTCGAGGGAAGCACGCTGCTCTGATATGCTTGGCTGTGATAGTGACAGGAGTTGCAGTGGGTCTTGGGGTTGGCCTGAGTCAGAAAACCTCCTCTACTGATGAGAGTACCAAGCCAACGCCAACACCCCCAACTACGAGCAACCCGGTGACGGACAGGGGCCCCTGCAAACCCTCCAACAGTACCAGTGGTGGCTGGACCAATTTTCGTCTGCCTGACTACATCACACCAATCCACTACGACCTGCACCTGGAGCCCAACCTCGACACAGATGTTTATATTGGCAGTGTGGCCATTCATCTGACTCTGGCCAAGGCCAGCACGCACCTATGGCTACATATTCGAGAGACATATGTATCAACTATGCCCACTCTGGAGCTCAAGGGCCCAAGTGGTACCACATCCATTAGGCTGAAGAGTTGCTTTGAGTACACTCCACAGGAGTATGTAGTCGTGGAGGCCACAGAGGAACTAAGAGCCACCAGCACAGATGAGTACTACATCCTCACTCTGCAGTTCCAGGGCTGGCTGAACGGCTCTCTCGTCGGTTTCTACAAGACGACCTACGTTGAGGATGGAGTAGTCAAGTCAGTGCTGTTTCTTTTTCGTCTCTGTTGTGGGAAATGTAGGATGATACTGTATAAATGCGTTGGTTCCAACAAACAAGCTACTGTCGACACAGCTACTATTTCATAGTGTGGGGGGAAATCTAATAACCCAAAAAATTTCACAACTGTGCTTTATCGCATTGATTAAATGAACCACAGTCTGTAGTCATCACCCTTCCTTACACTTTGTACCAGAATTGTATAAATCTGAATTCCTTTTCTCTAACATAGCATGTGATTAGTGTGTTTTTAGCATGTAACAGTACATCTGAGTTTTTTAATATTGTGAAAACAGACGTCTGTGCAACTGCTTAGGGACAGCTTTCGCATTCCTTACAAGACCATTAGTGTTTAAGTGCAAAGATCACAGCACAGATCACAGAAAAGACCACACATGAACGACAGCAGAATGAGTTATAGGCTCCAGGGGAAACACCGCAAACAGTAAAGGGTCCCAATGGATTGTTCCAAAATAATGTGCTTAGTTAatcttttgtacattttgtgtaGTGAAACGGCTGAGGTGAACTTACATTTCACAATGAGTAGCATTAAGCATGTGTGAATTACACAAATTCGAAGAGAAATTTTGGGGTGGGACTTCATAGAACAAGCAAATGACTAACTAGACTCAGAAATATCTAACCAGGTATTTACAATACACAGTTTACTTTTGTATTAATTGTGGGATGTAAATCTATATAGATTACATATAAAACTGTCATAATGGATGCCATTTTGCTGTGTAAGGTGTTAAAGCAGAGGTGTAATTACCTATTATTGCATTTTTTCCCAGCTTGTTTCGGTCAGTAGTTTTAAAACCTGATAATAATACATGACTTGTGCACTTTAATGGTAGCAGTAGCTCAAAACAACAGTATATCCTTAAATATCACTTCTGTGTCTAAAACATAGCATCTGTCTAAAATCATCTAAATTTATTCTGCTGCACTTTGTTTATTCTGAACCACAGACCCTAAGATTAATTTAAAGTCTAAATTCATTTCCAGGGGACTTTAATACAAAAAGTGTCAGTGTGAGGGAGTGCTCTCCACTTGGTGAACTGTagaagaaaatataaacaaagtgTTGGGTTTTTACAAGATCCTAATGTTCTCTTACAGAAAAATTGCAGCCACAGACCACGAACCCACCGATGCTCGTAAATCATTCCCCTGTTTTGATGAGCCAAACAAGAAAGCCACATTCAAAATTTCCATCACCCATGACAAGGCTTATGGTGCCTTGTCCAACATGCCAGTGGAGGTAtgctgtaattgtgtgtgtactatatgtttgtataatacatgtgtgtatgcatatctTGGCCCATTCACGTTCCCTTACCTCACAATATTTAAGAAGCCTGACTTCTTAAATTCACTGACCTTTACTTTTACATGTTTCTTTAACAGAGTGTGTCAGTTTCTGACAACAAGGAAATAACCACTTTTAATACATCAGTAAAGATGAGCACCTACTTGGTGTGTTTTGCAGTGCACCAGTTTGCCTACGTGCAAAGGGTCTCTAAACGAAACATTCCAGTAAGTACACTCTACTTCAAGCATCAGTGTTTGCAGTGTTTATGTTTCTATCCAAGACAAAAGTAAAAGCCTGCTCATGGGAGTGGGAGTTTTCTGAAGGTCCTGTCTAGTCTCTCCTTTTACCTTGCAGCTTAGGATCTACGCTCAGCCTTCACAGATCCATACTGCTGAATATGCTGCAAATGTCACTAAGATCATCTTTGACTATTTTGAAGAATACTTTGACATGGAATACTCCATTGCAAAACTTGGTAATAGagatacacatatatttattatacagtatatgcagtATACCTAGAATGTTTCCTTCAGTTAAAACAACATATGAcactttcatttgtttacattacattttgtgtattgaACAATTTTAGTCATGAATTTCTCCATGACATGCCATGACAGCTACAAAACAAACCAGTGTAATTTCCTATTACAGATAAAATAGCAATCCCAGACTTTGGGACAGGAGCGATGGAGAACTGGGGTTTGATCACCTACAGAGAGAGCAACCTGCTGTATGATGAGAAGGAGTCTTCCTCTTATAATAAGCAACGCGTGGCCAGTGTCATTGCCCATGAACTTGTGCACCAGGTTAATGACTCAAGTATCATATAACAACCTTTAAAAAGAATGCTTTAGAAGGTGGCGTCGCGTAAGTTACACAGTCAGTTATCAAGGTCTTTTATGATAAAAGCCTCATTTATCCCTGATGAGCACAGCCACCCCTGGTTATGACCTTTGTATCACACCAGAACACTGATAAGCATTTTATATGCAGGTTCAAGGGTGTTCCAAACAATCTGCATCCATAAAACAATCTAATTTTCAGAGATTTCTGGCAATGATGCACTTGGATGAAAACCAAGCCATTTACAAACACCCAAAGCCTTAGTTTTTATCTCTTTTATGAAAGTTTCCAGTCCCTTTAATGGCTAATTCAAAACGCAAGTCTGATATGGTATATTGATTCTAGATAAACTTAATTGCCCTTGATTACTATATGATTGTATTCATTGTACCTGCAGTGGTTTGGCAATATTGTGACGATGGACTGGTGGGATgacttgtggctgaatgagggATTTGCCAGCTTTTTTGAGTATGTGGGAGTGGAGGAGGCTGAGCCCAGTTGGGGAATGGTGAGCCTGAACATttacaataataaacacaactAAATGTCATACATTTCGGAAAATGCTGATTAAATACAAACATTtgcttttaacatttatttttcttctgacTAGCGTGACATCATGCTCATTGATGATGTATTTCCTGTCTTGGTTGATGACGCACTCCTCACTTCTCACCCCATCATTGTTGACGTGTCCACCCCTTCAGAAATCACTTCTGTGTTTGATGCCATCTCATACAGCAAGGTATGCTTATGCCATGGCTTCATAGCTGTTGTTGGTTAAAGCCATTTCTTAGAGCTTTGACCATTGTGATtagtgataaaaaaaagtttgtaacAAATTCGTAGGATTTTTGTTACTTTCTAGAATGCAtcattgaaataaaaaacagtgtCCTTGTGTTGACCTGCTATCTATATTTTAGGGAGCATCTATTTTGAGAATGTTGGAGGACTGGATAGGCCGAAACAACTTTAGAGATGGCTGTCGGGTaatctttaaaaatgtattttgtcaTGTCTAGTACATCTAACTGTGTCTTATCAATGTATCATGTATCTCCAACTCCGTATTACTTTTAACAGAAATACTTGAAAAGCTTCACTTTCCAGAACGCCAAGACATCAGATTTTTGGAATGCCCAGGCTGAGGTAATTTATTGAAgggaatgaaaaaatgaaatattggggttttttttttggagcaaCCTCTTTGTTTTTCTAATAAACATGAATGTATTTCATATCAGGTAAGTGGGATGCCTGTAGCAGCTGTCATGGATACATGGACTAAACAGATGGGTTACCCAGTGCTGAGTCTCACTAATACAAAAACAGAGGCTAAACTCACCCAGAAAAGGTTCCTCCTGGATCCTAATGCAGACCCAACTCAGCCCAGCTCTCCTCTGGGGTGAGTCTGTTTACCTCTTTATGTCTTTTTAATCTCTGGGTCTATACATTTACCAAATAAGGCATAAATAATGTCTTTGTCAAAATCTAAGAAAATCTCAAGCTACATCATTTTAGTACAACACCATACCTTCAGCTCAGAGCCAGTACTCTCCTCTCAGAGATTGTTCTTGACTGAGTGATCTCTCTCACAGCTACAAGTGGAGTATTCCAGTGCAGTGGAATTCACTCACCCATAAAAATGGTACTAAACTGTTTGATAAAGAACAAGCAGGTACTCGTATAAaaaccatttcatttcatttcagaatcAAGTTAATTTGAATAATATCATTATCTAAATTTGTAAAACTGGGGATTAAGCATCTTTTGGAAAAATTGCCCCTTTATCTTTTTTCCTTCAGTGTTAATTATTAAAAACTACTCCCCTGCTACTGATGGACTCATCAAAGTTAACAGCAACCACATGGGCTTTTACCGTGTCAATCATCCTGACGACATATGGGCTACCATCAGCCAGCAGCTGCTTACAGACCACCTGGTACTTCCTGTGTTTATACCTCATTTAATGCTTATGGCTGTGATAATGTGCACTCATAAAGGTTTCTGAATTGCATGTTTTTTATGGCTTCATTGCAGGTCTTCGATGCAGCAGACAGAAGCAGTTATATTGATGATGTATTCGCTTTAGCAAGGTACACTTATTCATCGAAAATAGGCCAGTGGCAGCTGGTAGTGATACTAGATGAGAAggctaaaataatatatatcatCAGTTTGACAATTAATGATGAATTAGTGATTTTATTTAGAGTATCAAGCCAGTGATGGCTTTTAGCTCGTTGATATGAGCTGCCCCAGAGCAGGGCGATATTTATGGTTACTGAATACTTAATTTCACTGtacttaaatgtttaaatgcatAGTTTGTAATTTCTTTTAACAATATATTTTCACAGGGCAGATGTAGTTCATTACAATAAAACCTTTGAATTACTCAAGTACTTGACCAATGAGACAGAGTATATTGTGTGGGACCGTGTTGAATCATCAATGGCCTATGTGAGGGAAATGTTGGCAAGTAACTCCATACTCTATCCCAAATTTCAGGTAAGTCTCTCAGGCAAAAATCACAATGCATTTTTGTtgaagtaaaaatatatatagtccTTTCTGAAAGTGTACCGGAATGGCAAGGCCAATTTGATAAATTTGTTTTTGCAATAATTTgggtttaaaaagaaatgatgaatCTGATATTATGGATCAGAAATGTAGCTTTATTTACTCGATATTTAtgtttagaaatgttaaaaCCAATCAGAACATGGCAATTGGGGTGGTGATCAACCTATTTTTAGGTGAGCAAAATACAGGAACTGATACTTAAGgataattaaagtaaataacacttatATGTGATTGTATATTTCTTACTTGTAATAACCACATCAAGccagtgacatcaccaaaccCTTGCCTTTTTCTTATGTGATGCTTTTCCTGGTTTGCTCTGCACCTTCTttcaggtgttgtttgttgtccaATTTTTCCCCAAATGAAGCTCTTTTGTTGTGTTAGCAGTGTGTTTAATTCATTGTTCCTCACAAAtagattggatgcatttctctgtaaattgacAGACACTATagctttatatattttattcaaatgGTGGATTGTGACACTTTCTCCTTTTCcctgtggtggtggttgttgctGATGACCTTCTTTGGAGTTTTTCCTCCCAGTTCACAATGTTTCTGATCTCCATTTTGGCTTATTTTTTATTGGTGAACCCAAATCTGAAACCTAGAAATGAAAGAACTTTAAAATAGTTTAAACACTCAATCTAAAAAGACACATATGGGCAACAAGAAACAGTATTTTCATgttccagtatttttttttatttgcttaaaaATGGGTGGGTTCAAACAAAGGGGCCATGTTCTAAGTTGTTTAATACATCTAGCTGTAAAGGTCAGGGAATTAAATCTGAAATTCTGATCCAgcatctcatattcatcttttgatcaaAATCCAAACATCCAAACAAAAGAATCAGTCTTGCCATTCTAATACTTTCTGTGAGGACTGAAGATTCATGATGTAGAAGTTAACCAGTGTAAGTACATGATATGCATTCTTGTTCTAATGAAATTTTTCACTTATCCATGATTAGAAACTTTTTCGTCAGCATGTACAAAACATCTCTAGAGAGCTGGGCTGGGACGATGTGGGCAGCCAAACTCAGCGGTATGTGCTGAAAGAAACTTGGCAGAAAGAAACTCAACAGACTGATGTACAAATACTCTGTGTATATCTGCAGAGTAAacattagtatatatatatatatatatatatatatatatatatatatattcattctaATTGTGTTGTCATTATTTTGCATAGGCTATTGAGGGAGACGGTTCTCAGCATTGCCTGCCAGATGAGTGATACAGAGACTCTCTTTCAGGCTTCTGAGATTTTTGAAAAGTGGATTAACGGTGAAATGAGGTACAGTCaatgatacaaaaatataatCAAGTCTAGAAGTTGCAAAATAAGTAAAGTGAACAGGAGTTTTTGTCATTGTGAGTGCAGCAGTGTACCAGTGAATCTCAGGCTACTCGTGTACCGATACGGAATGAAGAATTCAGGAAAAGAGCAAAGCTGGGAGATAATGTTCCAGAGGTACCTCAGTGCTACACTCGCCCAAGAAAAAGACAAGCTGCTCTATGGCCTGGCTTCTATAGAAAACGTTTCACTCCTCAACAGGTAAAACATTCAATAAAAATTACATAAGAGGGCAATATAAAGAGTTACTTCAGATAAAATTACTAAGGACAATACAGGGGTAGTTCTATGACGTGAATGTAAATCACCTCTATTGCGGTCATTGACTTTCCATTTCTAATCTATGGCTTCCTGCAAATGTTGCAAGCATCAGGAAAGTATATCCTTGACAAATGATCTACAGACacctacaatttttttttttttctcaggctGCTTGAGGCTTCTAAGAATGAGACCATTGTGAGGAGTCAAGATTTGTTTACTCTGGTGCGATATGTATCACTAAACAAGTATGGTGAGAGCATGGCTTGGGACTGGGTCACTCTTAACTGGGACTACCTAGTGAAAAGGTGAGTGTGTCAGAACAAGATGGCGAACAATTTAGAATTCAAATTACAAATAATGTTGTTAACACACCCTGTAAATCATAGGTGTGATGTGTCATTAAACACAGCTATCAAACAACAGATAAGTAGAGTAGATACACGTCGTGTTATCAGCTGGTGTTTATCTTGCGGTATCTTATGTGTTTTAGGTACACAATTACGGACAGGAACCTGGGACGTCTGCTTAACAGAATCAGTACGTCATACAACACAGAGCTGCAGCTGTGGaaggtaagacacacacacacacacttatgcttATATCCTGATGATTTCTACTAATAAAtgcactcatttatttatttgtttgtttattccttCATTTGTTCTGTTTTCAGATGGAACACTTTTTTGCCCTACACCCAAATGCTGGAGCAGGAGAGACACCCAGAAAACAGGCTTTGGAGAGAGTGAAAAGCAATATTGAGTGGGTGAATCGCAACCAAGACGAGATCAACTCCTGGCTGCAACACAACGTGTCTTAACCATATcacatatttaaacacacatttaatcaAATAACTCCCCTGTTCTCCTCAGAATTTTTTCCCTATGAAACTAAACTTGAGGGACTGAGAGCAACTGAACTCTTGAACCCACAGTCATGATTAATCATAACAAGCACATTTGTTGTATCGTATTTAAGTGCT comes from the Hemibagrus wyckioides isolate EC202008001 linkage group LG03, SWU_Hwy_1.0, whole genome shotgun sequence genome and includes:
- the enpep gene encoding glutamyl aminopeptidase, which codes for MEVFDMEGKQKSYCIRGKHAALICLAVIVTGVAVGLGVGLSQKTSSTDESTKPTPTPPTTSNPVTDRGPCKPSNSTSGGWTNFRLPDYITPIHYDLHLEPNLDTDVYIGSVAIHLTLAKASTHLWLHIRETYVSTMPTLELKGPSGTTSIRLKSCFEYTPQEYVVVEATEELRATSTDEYYILTLQFQGWLNGSLVGFYKTTYVEDGVVKKIAATDHEPTDARKSFPCFDEPNKKATFKISITHDKAYGALSNMPVESVSVSDNKEITTFNTSVKMSTYLVCFAVHQFAYVQRVSKRNIPLRIYAQPSQIHTAEYAANVTKIIFDYFEEYFDMEYSIAKLDKIAIPDFGTGAMENWGLITYRESNLLYDEKESSSYNKQRVASVIAHELVHQWFGNIVTMDWWDDLWLNEGFASFFEYVGVEEAEPSWGMRDIMLIDDVFPVLVDDALLTSHPIIVDVSTPSEITSVFDAISYSKGASILRMLEDWIGRNNFRDGCRKYLKSFTFQNAKTSDFWNAQAEVSGMPVAAVMDTWTKQMGYPVLSLTNTKTEAKLTQKRFLLDPNADPTQPSSPLGYKWSIPVQWNSLTHKNGTKLFDKEQAVLIIKNYSPATDGLIKVNSNHMGFYRVNHPDDIWATISQQLLTDHLVFDAADRSSYIDDVFALARADVVHYNKTFELLKYLTNETEYIVWDRVESSMAYVREMLASNSILYPKFQKLFRQHVQNISRELGWDDVGSQTQRLLRETVLSIACQMSDTETLFQASEIFEKWINGEMSSVPVNLRLLVYRYGMKNSGKEQSWEIMFQRYLSATLAQEKDKLLYGLASIENVSLLNRLLEASKNETIVRSQDLFTLVRYVSLNKYGESMAWDWVTLNWDYLVKRYTITDRNLGRLLNRISTSYNTELQLWKMEHFFALHPNAGAGETPRKQALERVKSNIEWVNRNQDEINSWLQHNVS